In a genomic window of Struthio camelus isolate bStrCam1 chromosome 20, bStrCam1.hap1, whole genome shotgun sequence:
- the FAM78A gene encoding protein FAM78A, producing MGCIQSISCKSKVFRESISVIDVKASIDPIPTSIDESSSVVLRYRTPHFRASAQVLVPPIPKKETWIVGWIQACSHMEFYNHYGEQGMSSWELPDLLDGKIQAISDSDGVNYPWYGNTTETCTIVGPTKKESKFNISMNDNFYPSVTWAVPVSESNVAKLTSIHRDQSFTTWLVATNTATNEMVTLQTIKWRMRLGIEVNPSRPLGQRAKLREPSAQEQPQVLSKNEPIPPSALVKPNANDAQVLMWRPKDGPPLVVIPPKHR from the exons ATGGGCTGTATTCAGAGCATTAGCTGCAAATCCAAAGTTTTCCGGGAGAGTATTTCAGTGATTGACGTTAAAGCCTCTATCGATCCCATTCCCACCAGCATTGACGAGTCATCCAGTGTGGTTCTACGCTACCGGACCCCTCACTTCCGAGCCTCTGCGCAAGTGTTGGTGCCCCCTATTCCCAAGAAGGAGACCTGGATCGTGGGCTGGATTCAGGCTTGTAGCCATATGGAATTTTACAATCACTACGGGGAACAGGGAAT GTCAAGTTGGGAGCTTCCAGATCTACTAGACGGTAAAATCCAAGCCATAAGTGATTCAGATGGAGTGAACTATCCCTGGTATGGAAATACAACAGAAACCTGCACCATTGTGGGCCCCACAAAGAAAGAATCCAAGTTCAACATTAGCATGAACGACAACTTCTACCCGAGCGTCACGTGGGCAGTGCCCGTAAGCGAGAGCAACGTGGCAAAACTCACAAGCATTCACCGGGATCAAAGCTTCACCACCTGGCTGGTTGCAACCAACACAGCTACCAATGAAATGGTGACCTTGCAGACTATCAAATGGCGCATGAGGCTGGGCATAGAGGTAAATCCCAGCAGACCCTTGGGGCAGCGTGCCAAGCTGCGGGAGCCCTCTGCTCAAGAGCAGCCCCAGGTCCTTAGCAAGAATGAGCCAATACCACCCAGTGCCCTTGTCAAACCCAATGCCAATGATGCTCAGGTACTCATGTGGAGGCCAAAGGATGGACCACCACTTGTGGTGATACCTCCAAAACACCGATAA